Proteins co-encoded in one Quercus robur chromosome 8, dhQueRobu3.1, whole genome shotgun sequence genomic window:
- the LOC126696818 gene encoding homeobox-leucine zipper protein ATHB-12, translating into MLDHSEYSPSAVVAAESFGCMDMDSLTTSRKKKNKNKRRFSDEQIKSLETMFESESRLEPRKKLELARELGLQPRQVAIWFQNKRARWKSKNLERDYSILRGNYNNLASTFEALKKEKQALVVQLQKLNDLMQRPQEERQCCSEGLAANSIQGELDNGDTTKCDSETKPSLSTERSEHGADVLSDEDSNIKVEYFTLEDEHSLLNMVEPADGSLTSPEDWSSLNSDDLFDQSNSNNQWWDFWS; encoded by the exons ATGTTAGATCACTCAGAATATTCTCCTTCAGCGGTGGTGGCGGCAGAGTCTTTTGGTTGCATGGACATGGACTCACTCACCACTtcgagaaagaagaaaaacaagaataaaagaAGGTTCAGTGATGAACAAATCAAATCATTGGAAACAATGTTTGAGTCAGAGTCAAGGCTTGAGCCAAGGAAGAAGCTGGAGTTGGCAAGAGAGCTTGGGTTGCAGCCAAGACAGGTTGCTATTTGGTTTCAGAATAAGAGAGCTCGATGGAAGTCAAAGAATCTCGAACGTGACTATAGCATACTACGAGGCAATTACAACAACCTGGCTTCCACGTTTGAAGCTcttaagaaagaaaagcagGCTTTGGTTGTACAG TTGCAGAAGCTGAATGATCTGATGCAAAGGCCACAAGAGGAAAGGCAGTGTTGCAGTGAAGGTCTAGCTGCAAACAGCATCCAAGGTGAATTGGACAATGGAGACACTACCAAATGTGACTCAGAAACAAAGCCAAGCTTGTCAACGGAAAGATCAGAACATGGAGCAGATGTCCTGTCAGATGAAGATAGCAATATAAAAGTAGAGTACTTTACACTGGAAGATGAACACAGTCTTCTAAATATGGTGGAACCTGCTGATGGTTCCTTGACATCACCTGAAGATTGGAGCAGTTTGAACTCTGATGATCTTTTTGACCAATCTAATAGTAATAATCAGTGGTGGGACTTCTGGTCTTGA
- the LOC126696410 gene encoding uncharacterized protein LOC126696410 has protein sequence MDLQPRTGLRGLLSNRSKGQTSKEISKGQVVSKAPALPPPPSSGAALKPMPNLKRKRPVEEAEEGEVTREKAGPKKKGKETKEPRENRTRSTESRDEAVTQQIYVAEEWAKQAREDAHKEAQSRATAERAAGDLKQDLDRKDHELKEIKKANASAEAGLKTAEKQTEELRKQLRHSEERLSAEQQAVSELKAELARAKEEARLSREVAEKAVAASYERGVHDTEERLTEEVATVCRDYVTTTWGLAMDKAAVPADSDLRKAENIFYPAEIRETPGEAASTEPLPADPPIPETGGMEQATQGQSPEDSLRISEILAQAQEIAPENPAVDDQPAPTQGP, from the exons atggacctcCAGCCGAGGACTGGCCTCAGGGGTCTTTTATCCAACAGGTCCAAAGGGCAGACCTCTAAGGAGATCTCGAAAGGACAGGTCGTCTCCAAAGCCCCCGCTCTTCCTCCCCCTCCCTCGTCGGGCGCGGCGCTGAAGCCTATGCCTAATCTAAAgcgaaaaaggcctgtagaagagGCAGAGGAGGGAGAGGTTACCCGTGAGAAGGCCGGGCCTAAAAAGAAAGGCAAGGAGACAAAAGAGCCCCGAGAAAACAGAACCAGGTCCACTGAGAGCCGAGATGAGGCG GTCACCCAACAGATTTAtgttgctgaggagtgggccaagcAAGCTCGAGAGGATGCGCATAAGGAGGCTCAGTCCCGTGCTACAGCTGAGAGGGCCGCGGGCGATCTCAAACAAGATCTTGATCGTAAGGATCATGAGctgaaagaaataaagaaggccaatgcgagtgcagaggctggcctgaagaCTGCTGAAAAGCAAACCGAAGAGCTGCGCAAGCAGCTCCGACACTCTGAGGAAAGACTGTCAGCGGAGCAACAAGCGGTGTCGGAGCTTaaggctgagcttgcaaggGCAAAGGAGGAAGCTCGCTTGTCCAGGGAGGTTGCGGAGAAGGCTGTGGCGGCTTCGTATGAACGTGGGGTTCACGATACTGAGGAAAGATTGACCGAGGAAGTCGCCACTGTCTGCAGGGACTATGTCACCACGACCTGGGGATTGGCCATGGATAAGGCAGCCGTCCCCGCAGATTCTGATCTAAGAaaagctgagaacatcttttacCCTGCGGAGATACGTGAGACTCCTGGGGAGGCTGCCTCCACTGAGCCTCTTCCAGCAGATCCCCCTATTCCCGAGACTGGAGGCATGGAGCAAGCTACGCAGGGCCAGTCACCCGAGGACAGTCTTCGCATCAGCGAGATCCTTGCCCAGGCCCAGGAGATCGCCCCGGAAAACCCAGCAGTGGATGATCAGCCTGCCCCAACTCAGGGCCCTTAG